The following coding sequences lie in one Sorghum bicolor cultivar BTx623 chromosome 6, Sorghum_bicolor_NCBIv3, whole genome shotgun sequence genomic window:
- the LOC110436428 gene encoding cell wall integrity and stress response component 4-like: protein MAASGIQLPQIQLSGTSSIRPPTLVPQPSGFQSAPVYPAALRLYTAAPTAFTLPVTTTERLSSSVASSEQLAPSSTVLETSATATESVPASSVGLVLPAQTVTTTEPTEQTRIASPAPAVSEGHSTSSESTANGFDDAAQF, encoded by the exons ATGGCCGCAtcagggattcagctaccgcagatcCAGCTATCAGGCACCTCTTCGATCAGGCCTCCAACTCTAGTGCCACAGCCCAGCGGGTTTCAGA GTGCCCCAGTTTACCCTGCTGCGCTCAGGCTTTACACCGCA GCTCCTACAGCTTTTACGCTCCCAGTCACCACTACCGAGCGCCTGTCGTCGTCAGTGGcctcgtccgagcagcttgcaccttcTTCTACAGTGCTAGAGACGTCAGCCACAGCTAcagagtccgtgccagcttctTCAGTAGGTCTTGTGCTGCCAGCACAGACAGTGACAACTACTGAGCCAACCGAGCAGACCCGGATAGCTTCTCCAGCTCCTGCAGTTtctgagggtcactccacctcctctgaGTCTACAGCCAATGGTTTCGATGATGCAGCTCAGTTCTAG